From one Odontesthes bonariensis isolate fOdoBon6 chromosome 14, fOdoBon6.hap1, whole genome shotgun sequence genomic stretch:
- the LOC142398211 gene encoding tripartite motif-containing protein 16-like, with amino-acid sequence MAQQENQLEQVKFCCSICLDLLKDPVTIPCGHSYCRNCVKAHWDGEDQKGIHSCPQCRKTFAPRPVLGKNTMLADLLEELKKTGLQAAPADHCYAGAEDVACDFCSGRKLKAIKSCLSCLASYCENHLQPHYDVAPLRKHKLVEPSKNLQENICSVHDEVMKMFCRTDQKSICYLCSVDEHKGHDTVSAAAERTERQRELEGSRQQIQQRIQDAEKDVKLLQQEVEALHQSADKTEEHSQKIFTELIRLLQKRSSDVKQQIRSQQEAEGSRVKELQEKLEQEITELKRKDAELQQLSHTEDHSQFLLNYPSVAALSESTHSSSIKIRPLRHFEDVTAAVSELRDKLQDILREEWANISLRVAEVDVLLSEPEPKSRADFLKYSSELTLDPNTANTRLLLSEGNRKVTFMGQELSYSTHPDRFTGWFQVLSRESLIGRCYWEVEMRGGGAVILAVAYKNISRAGSGTKCGFGRNDKSWALYCYQNSYKFWYNNIETSILGPQASRVGVYLDHRAGILSFYSVSETMTLLHRVQTTFTQPLCAGLRIGWTGYTAELCKVK; translated from the coding sequence ATGGCGCAGCAGGAAAATCAGCTGGAACAAGTAAAATTCTGCTGTTCGAtctgcctggatctgctgaaggatccggtgactattccctgtggacacagctactgcaggaACTGTGTTAAAGCccactgggatggagaggatcagaagggaatccacagctgccctcagtgcaggaaaACGTTCGCACCGAGGCCTGTCCTGGGGAAaaacaccatgttagctgatttattagaagagctgaagaagactggactccaagctgctcctgctgatcactgctatgctggagctgaagatgtggcctgtgatttctgctctgggagaaaactgaaagccatcaagtcctgtttatcctgtctggcctcttactgtgagaatcaccttcagcctcattatgatgtggctccattaaggaaacacaagctggtggagccctccaagaacctccaggagaacatctgctctgttcacgatgaggtgatgaagatgttctgccgtaccGATCAGAAGtccatctgttatctctgctctgtggatgaacataaaggccacgacacagtgtcagctgcagcagaaaggactgagaggcagagagagctggaggggagtcggcagcagatccagcagagaatccaggacgcagagaaagatgtgaagctgcttcagcaggaggtggaggccctccatcagtctgctgataaaacagaggagcacagccagaagatcttcactgagctgatccgtctcctccagaaaagaagctctgatgtgaagcagcagatcagatcccagcaggaagctgaagggagtcgagtcaaagagcttcaggagaagctggagcaggagatcactgagctgaagaggaaagatgctgagctgcagcagctctcacacacagaggatcacagccagtttctgctcAACTAcccctcagtggcagcactcagtgagtctacacactcatccagcatcaagatccgtcctctgaggcactttgaggatgtgacagcagctgtgtcagagctcagagataaactacaggacatcctgagagaggaatgggccaacatctcactgagagtcgctgaagtggatgttttactgtcagaaccagaaccaaagagcAGAGCTGACTTCTTGAAATATTCATCTGAactcacactggatccaaacacagcaaacacacgtctgttactgtcagaggggaacagaaaagtgacatttaTGGGACAAGAACTGTCTTATTCTactcatccagacagattcactggATGGTTTCAGGTCCTGAGTAGAGAGAGTCTGattggacgttgttactgggaggtggagatgagagggGGAGGAGCAGTTATTctagcagtcgcatacaagaacatcagcagagcaggaagtGGGACTAAATGTGGATTTGGTcgtaatgacaaatcttgggcattaTATTGTTACCAAAACAGTTATAAATTTTGGTACAACAACATAGAAACCTCCATCTTAGGTCCTCAggcctccagagtgggagtgtacctggatcacagagcaggtattctgtccttctacagcgtctctgaaaccatgactctcctccacagagtccagaccacattcactcagccgctctgtgcTGGACTTCGAATTGGATGGACTGGATACACAGCTGAGTtgtgtaaagtgaaataa